The Aspergillus nidulans FGSC A4 chromosome VIII genome contains the following window.
GGTGAAAGAAGCTCTAAGGGAGCGAAAGTACTTTTTGAACACCGCCCCTCATCTTTCCAGCTGGCTCCCGATCATGGTACCAGTCCAAAAGTGGTGGCAGATTCCCTACTTCTGGGCCGGTACGAAATGCTATGATTGGCTAGCTGGCTCTGAAGGAATTGAGAGCTCCTACTTCTTGCCAAAGAGTAAAGCCATTGAGGCATTCCCCATGCTCCGAAAGGATAACGTTCTCGGTGCTATGGTTTACTACGGTATGTGTTTTATGACCCCTGAGAAATTGAAATGGAGGCGCTAATATTGTAGATGGTGCTCACAACGACTCTCGAATGAATGTTTCGCTCGCAATGACGGCTGCGCTATATGGTAGCACTGTTGTCAACCATATGGAAGTCACAGGCCTCACCAAGGATGCGTCGGGAAGATTGAACGGCGCTCGGCTTAGGGACTGCATTCCCGAACGGGACGGCCAAGGAGCAGAGGAGATCTCCATTAGGGCGAAGGGTATCATCAACGCTACCGGTCCATTCACTGATTCCATCAGGAAGATGGACGATCCCAATACTAAGGAGATTGTCGCACCTAGCTCTGGTGTCCACGTTATTCTGCCTGGTTACTACAGTCCTTCAAACATGGGCCTCATCGATCCGTCCACGTCTGACGGCCGTGTtattttcttccttccctGGCAAGGAAACACGATAGCTGGTACTACAGATGCCCCCACAGAGATCACGCGCCAACCTCAGCCGTCTGAGAAGGATATCGACTGGATCCTCAAGGAAATCAGAGGTTATCTGGCGCCCGACATCAACGTTGGCCGATCCGATGTTCTTGCTGCCTGGGCCGGAATTAGACCTCTGGTGCGCGACCCTAAGGTGAAGAGTTCTGAAGCTCTTGTCCGCAACCACCTCATCACTGTTTCTTCCTCGGGGCTGTTGACTTGCGCTGGAGGAAAGTGGACGACTTACCGCCagatggctgaagaagcagttgATGAGGCCATCAAAGAATTCAATCTCAAGCCCTGTGAATTGCACGATGTCCCCGATATCAGTGGCGTTGGCGGACGCGGTTTGGTTGCCGACAATGCTTCGCTCGATGGCTCATGCCAAACTCACCAGGTTCGCCTGATCGGAGCTCATGGCTGGTCCAAGACTCTGTTCATCAATCTCATTCAACATTACGGCCTTGAGACAGACGTGGCTCGGCACTTAACCACGTCGTACGGAGACCGAGCATGGCAAGTGGCAGCACTGTCTTCTCCCACACAGACACGCTTCCCTGTCCGCGGACAGCGCATTTCAGCCCTCTACCCTTTCATTGATGGCGAGGTCCGCTTTGCCGTTCGCCACGAATACGCACAGACTGCAGTCGATGTCATCGCCCGAAGAACCCGCTTGGCATTCCTTAACGCCCAAGCTGCCCTCGAAGCACTCCCTACAGTGATCGACTTGATGGGCGAGGAACTTCATTGGGATAAGAACAGGAAAGAAGTCGAGTGGAAGGACAGTGTGCAATTTTTGGCTTCAATGGGATTGGCCCCAGACCTCCTCAACGTGACTAGGGATCAAGTAGAGAATGGTAAAGTTCAACAGCTGCTTGCTAGTGAGAGAGGCGCATTCACGCGAACTGGTGAGTACCAactggatatttttggcaGGTATCGATACTAATATCCTTCGCAGAGCCCCCTGCAGACGTACTCGCAAAAACACATAATCCAGTAATGGGTAGCGAGGCCGGTGCTAACAAATAGACGTTAACGACATCCAAACCATCTTTGTTATTATAGACAATAATAGAAAATGTATTTTATTCCAACATCCAGACCGGGACAGATTGGCTGCAGTGTACTGCGGTTTATCCTTGGGTAGCAAGGGGCTTGCCTCTTTCTGGACAcgctccagcttttcgtaTGCTTGAAACGCATAAAGCGTCCGACATGGTTAGACTCGCCATGATTTATGAGAACAAGAATAAATTCAAATCTATGTAAATGTACTGGCTAATACGGTAGATTTGAGGTGGAATGTCCGTTTTATTCCAAATTTGGGAATCGTTCGATAGAGTCAAGAGTGATATGACGTCGTCTCTTCAAGGCTCGCCCTACGTAGCAGCACGTCCACAGCTCAGGAAATGCTGACATTCGGCCCTCGAGCCTGTAAATGGAGTAGGAAGTACAGACTAAATAGTGGCTACTCGCATATTGCCAACCATTCAGGTATATTGTCGTTTTGCTTATTATCTGATACGTCTACTTCAGCCACAGAAGAAGCTGTGGGTTGATGCTCTGAAACATCCCTGACATGGTGCTTTTCTGAATCAGCTCCTTTTAGGACATATCATCAAAAGAAGAAAACTTTTGTAGCTTGTAATAAAGGGGGTATTATCTGGGCATAATGAATATTAAACAATGTCCTGCATGCATGAAACTTATTTGAACTGGGATATGTAGGGTTGGAAACTAATAGCAATGGCAAAGGATACTTTTTTGTAGTAACcgagaggggaaagagagaatgcAATAGAATAAAGAAACCAAAACTCCatccactatatataatGGATCCGCTGCTGTGCCAGAGACGCCTAAGAATCCTAACCAAACTGAGAAGGCTGAATTCCCCAAACCCGTAGAAGTACGATTACTCGATAGTAGATGCGCAGTAAATTAGATGAGACTACCAGAGTCTGTCCAATGGCGATGCTACAAGGAAGTTCCAGCAAACTCTTTCGCTCTCCAAGTAAAGGCTTTGCTGATAAAGAGAGTCAAGTGCCCCCAAGGAACCGGCGTTCAGGAACGCAACCTTTAGGTATGAGGTTGTGCCGGCCACCAGCCAGATGTTGACGGCCGAGGCGAGAAGAGTGCTAGATATTTGCGACAGCTGAAAGATCGTGTTATGATTTGGCCGTTCCAGATCCTGAAGGTCCTTCTGAATAGTTGTCCCAAAACCGCGCAACCGCTTTCCGGGCGATTTCTTTGTTTTTCGGGGTCTTCTCGTAGTATTGTCGGTAATAGTTGAACAATGCGAATTCATGTCGATTCAGCAAGTAGTTCGGATTGCCTTCAACTTTCCGCCATATTGAGTCGCGGGCTGACGCTAGAatctctccatctcgaccTTCAAGGGCACCTTTTTCGCCATTCCTGGCAGCATTCAAAGCCCTCATATAAGGAGGTTCGTTATCGGAAGACGTTGAATTGGCCATTTAGAGTAAGGTATAGTAGGCCTGCAATATTTGGAAAGCGCTGGGATTGACTCGATGACCACGGTTATGACACAGCTAGACGAGAAGATAGTGACTCAAGGATTTCTGTAGTAGTAAAGTAGGAGATCTTGAGgtagagagagagaagaaagaagaagagtgaTCGATGAGGATCCTGGTGGGCATGGTTCTTTGCAGGCCCCGGACCTTGCCAAATTAATGCACTGAAAGGTGGAGCAGGGGTGGTGTGGGCAAATCGTGGATCGAGTCTCTCGTTACAGGAGCACAGCGGCATGAaagagagagggagaaaaaaaaaaaaaaataagacATCAACTGCTTGCGGGGATTGACGAAGGCTTCTGCAATTTTTTCTTGCGGCTTGCTGCTCGAATATGGGTCCGCGCATCGTTAAATCATGCAAATGCAGGAACTGCTGCCTCACGAAGGGAATCGAGGGCGAACCGTTATGGTATATTGACATTCAACTCCATATCTATTTTGTTTTTTTGACCAGAATGGAGATGTCGGGAAATAACAGGGCTAGGAGCAACCTCCAGAACGGTAACCTGAGCCTCTGCCAGACTGTGACTGGCCATGTGGCGGGTGGGGTTGCGTACGGGCTCACCCGCTGTAGCAGCGCCTCGTAAGGTCCTTAATAAGGCCAAGTATCATCCTTGGCGTAACGGTTTTGCATGTGTTTGGGAGATCCAATTCGGTGTTTGAGCCGTTCTGGGCCCATTGGCTTGAAACCGGTTAAGACGAGCTATCGATCATGATGTTGTCTGACCAGCCAATCTTATGATTATTTTATCGTTATTATTGATATTATTGTGCATGTCGGCACGTAGTACGACATACCTCCGGTTGCAGCACTAATGCTTGATTGTCCAAACCTTGCGAAGCTCTTGGATAGGTCGAATAATCCCTCTTTAGAAGGATCAGGAATCCGCTAGGGAAGTATAAACGAACCAGACAAAGTGTATTTCCCTCAGCTGACGAGGGACGCGGACAAACTCCCTTATCCATCTTCAAGTGGAGCGACAGGGGAGCTCAAATCGCTTTCTCGGAGTCACGGCCAAATGACTCGCATGAGCAAAGCAGCTTTTCAGCCTATCATGTGCTCGCCCAACTGCGAAACTCCAATTGGGTATCGGTCAACTGTTGCTGCGGTTGTCACACTGTGTTCAGACCGATTTATGCATAATGTGTAGTGGTGCATCAGGCGTCTTGCACTTCGTACGGACTGCTCCGTATTGAAAGCAGTATCGCATTACTTGGACGGCAGCCCTGTTCGGTAAGGTCGGCGATTTCGAGGTGCAGATTCGGTTCTCGGTAGCCGTACTTCTGATGGTCGCCAAAGTACGCTGTTCGATGCGTTGGGCCTTCCCGAATGTCTCCGCAAGGCGGTACCGTACAGCCCACTGGTCTACGTCCCCTTTGCTGTCATATCTATTGACATTGCTATATTCTCATCAGAGCTCTGGCGGGTGAGCGATGATGTACGTTTGAACTTATCATAAACACAAACTGATATCAGCTCTTCCATATATATTGTCAGAACTAATTTTATTGGAGAGCCCTAGAGTCGTATCCCGTAGATGCCCTCGGGAGCCGAGGTTTCAACACCAAGCAAGGGTGAGCAACCTCCGAAGCCGTTGATGTCATGAATCAGAATTCGACGATCTGAGAAGCCAGCCAATAGATCAACCTGTGGAGGGAGAAATACAAAGTACTATCCACGGCATCTTAACATCCAAGAATGCGGTAGCTTTTCGCTAGGTAGGTACTTCTGTAGTCGCAGAAAGACTACGCACGTATTTGTCGACGGCGAGTGGCGTTTTCCCTCTCCGAGGCTGCATTTAATATGTTTTCCAATGAATTGGAATGACGAGCAGCAGTCACCGCACTATTCCATCGTGGTTGATGCTATGTCTCTATCTCCTGAACTTGGGCCGCTCAGCAAAATCAGGCCTTCTCTTTTTATGCTCATACTCCCAACAAGTATCGTGATGCTCAATCAAATAACAGCACGGTTACCACCAAGCTCGGCCAAATCCAACCGTCGATAGTCTACTGGCTCTTAAGCCGTTATGACCAACCTAATCTTATTTAAAGTAAAAGATAGTTATCTACAATGTGTTGGACCATGGTTACTCAACCCACGAGACGAAACTGGTGCGGAGTACAGTCAGCAGAGGTTCTGGCAGCATGAGTATCCAATCGCGCGCTAGTGATGTTGACAGCTCTGGCCGCCCGGCCCGATGCATCCAGTACATAGCACTACACCTCACCCGCCACAGAGCTCTCCTTTGAAGAAAGATACTTAAAATGCCTGAGGGTATGTTGTTGCATAGATGATATTATTGTCTCGCTTTTTTTCGCAGCCATGCTCCTTCTAACTAACGTTCCCGCCAGGGGGAaaatccaagaacaagaacaaggctcGCCAACCCGACGCCGCCGATGTGAATACTTCGGATGATAATAGGAGTGGTCTATCGGGAGCGAATGTAATAATGCGATATAAATGGCTTCTCTTACTCGATGCTAAATATGAGTGCTAGGACGTACAGCCAGACACGACGGACAGTCACACGCCCGAGGAGACTACAAATGGGAAAGAGATTGATGCCAATTCGACTGACCATGGACACGCCGATATTGAATCCGACGATTCCAGAGCAAAGTCGCCGATTTTGGAAGCTCTCCGATCCAAGGACCGCTTTGACGCCCTTGTAAGAGACCGAGATTCGTTGCGCGCCGAGGTGACCGATATGCGGAAGTCCTTGGAAGAGATACAATCGAAGCACCGTACAGATATGCAGGCTTTACAGAGCAAACTGGATGATGCCGAGAGTAAAAAGGAGCACGCGGAGTCTCAGTACCGTGGCTTACTCGAAAGGGTGAATACCATTAAAGCGCAGCTTGGCGAGCGTCTCAAGGAAGATGCTGTACGTATACTGCTGGACCGAATCCTTGATACTTGCGCTAATATAACATAGGAGGAGATTTCCcaggcgaggtcgaggataGAGGAATTGGAGGAACAGAATTCAAGCACGAAAGAAGAATATGAGGCTAAGATCTCGGAGCTGTCGGAGGAAAACCAGCGCATGGCTAAAGAGCTTTCGGAACTACGCGAACGAACGAACCTCTCGCAACAAAACTGGCTTAGGGAAAAAGATGACCTTTTAGAGCAGGAGTCGTACCTCCAGTCTGAATTCGAGCAAGCAAAGGAGGCTATGCATAATTGGGAAGTGCTCGCCATGGAGGAACGTTCGATCAGAGAGAATCTTGGGGAAAAGGTTATAGACCTAGAGGAACAGTTGACTACTCTGAAGGACGCGTATGAAAGAACTTCTGCTGAGCGAGATTCTCAAGCAGCGGCTGTGGATGGGTTACAGCGCGCTCTTCAAGAAATCCAGGCCGGTGGGTGCTTAACCGTCATAGTCCGCGAGTCTATAAACCGCTAATCTGTTGCAGCACGAAAACAAGAGCTTCGTGAACTAGTCGAAAGCTCTGATGCTCAGCTCGAGGGACTAAAGCAGTCACTTAATGAGGCCAAATCGAAAGAGTCAGAGGCAATGAAGTCTCTACAAGACCTCCAACAAGAGCTTGAGAGGGTCCGGCCATTCGAAAAAGAAGTCAGGGAGAAGAACCTCCTGATCGGCAAACTCCGACACGAAGCTGTCACTCTGAATGACCACTTGACAAAAGCGCTGCGGTTCCTCAAGAAGGGGAAGCCCGAAGATAATGTTGACCGGTGAGCATGAATATTTGAATTACCTCTTGTGTTAGTATTTTGCTGTCAAATCTAATGGTGCACGAACAGGCATATTGTCACAAATCATTTACTCCACTTCCTGGCGCTTGACCGGTCGGATCCAAAAAAGTTTCAGATTCTACAACTCATCGCGGCGTTGTTGGGGTGGTCAGATGGTATGCCCCACCAAGCTTTAAACAAGAGCGACATTGACATCGTTCAGAACAGCGTGAGCAGGCAGGGTTGGCTCGTCCAGGAGCGTCTGGAGCCTCGGCTAGGCTCCGGGTTCCTGGCTCACCCATGCATCGTACGCCTAGTACGCCAAGTTTAGCGACTGAATTTCGGGATAATGGGGCAGCAAGCAAGGAATCACTTGCAGAATTGTGGTCCAATTTTCTCGAACAAGAATCACAAGCCTCTTCCCATGATAATAGTCCATTGACGAAGTGAAGCTGGAGATATACAGCAACTCCTACCATGTCCCTTCAACGAACTTAGACAACATCATAATATAACAACACCCATAGCTCCCATTGGTTGTACGAACATCCACGCTTTTCCTTATCTGTGCTGAAAGCGGTCAGATTCACTTACCGCCTCAATCAACTTAGATATGTGCAAAAGAAGTCATAGCAGAACCGCAACGTCTCTTTAATATACCAGTATATGCATACCTTTTCGAAAATTTGTGGAACATTGTCAGCACCTGTCAAGCGCCCAGCAATCTTATTCCACTTCCAAAGATATACAATGGCTACTAGTGCAGGTAATCTCAGGACCCTATCTTCATTTCCTTCAATTTACAAACATCCATATTAATATGAACGGACAATCTAGTACAAAAATTCCGCCCCGTAGTAGTGTCGGGTCCCTCTGGAACTGGCAAATCAACCCTACTCAAGAGGCTTTTCGCCGAGTATCCCGACACCTTCGGATTCTCTGTTTCTCGTCTGTAAACCCCGCTTTCGCCCAATAACTGGAGTTCTCATGAAGGCAGCGTTTCTGACATACTGTCAGACACGACTAGAGCCCCTCGGCCTGGCGAGCAACATGGCCGTGAGTACTATTTCACGACAAAGGAGGACTTCCTCGACCTAGTGAGCAAAAATGGCTTTATCGAGCATGCCCAGTTTGGCGGCAACTATTACGGGACAAGTGTGCAGGCCGTGAAGGATATCGCGGCAAAAGAAAGGATCTGTATCCTAGACATCGAAATGGAGGTTGGTTACTGAAAATCATCCTGCGAAAGCGAAGTTGTGGAGTCTCTCAGTTGGTAGACTAACGCCTGTACTTGATTCCAAATAGGGGGTGAAGCAAGTGAAGAAAACCGATTTAAACGCGAGATTCTTATTTCTTGCGCCGCCATCTGTCGACGAGCTAGAGAGGAGATTGCGTAGCCGCGGCACCGAGACAGAAGAGAGCTTGCAAAAACGGTTGACGCAGGCGAAGAACGAGCTTGAGTATGCAAAGCAACCTGGCGCGCACGATAAGATAATCGTCAACGATGACTTGGAGTCCGCGTACACGGAATTGAAGGACTATATTGTTGATGGTGGGAATTTTGGATCCGAGGCATAGACGGCgttgaactcttcaagacACAACATCATCGTCACGCTTTTTGTACAATACCTTTCAATGCATGTGCCAGAACCAGCTACCATGTATTGAAAGCGCTAAATGAGACATTCAAGGATATATTTCTTTTAAACCTGAATATTAAGGAAATTAAGTACATGAAATGACGAGATCGACGCTGATGCTCGCATGCTAGTTCTCTTTTCGGGACGCACAAAACGAAATAGTAGGAAATTGAGGTAAACCCAGTCATTCTCCCTTGTAATGGGAAGAGGATAACAATAATTATAACGAAAAAACAACAACCTAGAGTTAAAAAGGGATATCTGTAAGAGCATGCTGATAAGGAAGTGGGTGGTAATACGGAGTCCGGAGGTAGAGTATAGAACGAAGCAAATATTCGCGAGAGCTAAAGTCTTGAGTCGTTCGCCTGCGGAGAGTAGCTGGCCCTAGAAGACTAAGCTTTATTTTAAACGGGTTATTACTCCTCGCCCAGCTAGTAGCCGTTCATCGTGACACGCTGCGAGTTGCGGCTTAGTTCCCTGTCAGCGGAGGGACTAATCGGCCGGCTGCCGCTAGTGTGACCGCCCGCAGCGCTGCTCTCCTTCAATGCCAGAAGCTGCTTGGCACGGAAGGTCTCGTAATGGATCTGGCTTGTCGTTTCGATAAGATCTTGAAGATGGGTACGGGTAAGGAAGTTCCGCAGTGAAACAAATTCGCAGTGgctctcatcctccacattGATGACACCCCAGCGGTTTTGACGCCCACGGACAGGTTGGCCGTTCACGACGATAGTCTTCTCACTTCCAACAACGGCAAAAGGAATGATGTCCTAATATCATTAGACCGAGATACCTCAATTAGACGCCAGGGAAATTCATACCTTAATGCGGGCATTTACAGCACGttcctcatcgtcaagctcatcatTGTCGTACGGGTACATCTTGAGGTTGTGGAAGGCAAACTCCTCCTTAATTCGCTCCTTGAACGCCTGGCGTTCTTCGAGGGTGAGCGAATCGGCTTTGGCGATCACAGGCACGACATTGACAACGTCggacagcttcttcagaacGACGATATCAATAGGTTTCAGACTTTTCAGAAGCAAATAAGTAATTAGCTACGTGTACACAACACATGCCGATAGGTCTTCTAAACTCACGCATGGCCGGAGGGCTGGATGAAAAACAGACAGCAGTGAATGCGGGTATCTTGGATGTAGCGGTCACGCTGCGCAGTAAGCTCTTTGCGGAGGTATGCCGAGTGCTGGTCCTTGATATATTTCACAATTGGGTCCCAACTAGTGACATGTTAGCCAGAATGAAGTCAAGAAGCAACAGGTGTAGTCTTATACCATCTGTCATTATTGACTTGGTCACCATATCCGGGAGTGTCCACGATGTTGAGTCTGAGACGGACGCCATTCTCCTCAATGACTGTAGGATCGTTAGAGGATGAAGTTGCTGATGGTACGGAACGTCCACCTACTATGGGAAACAGTTTGAATCTCTGTGGTCGACCGTACGGGTTCGTTAGGGGTCAAGCGACCTTTCGAGTCGATGAGGTGCGAGGCGAAGATAGTGTTAATCAGAGTGGATTTCCCAAGACCTGTCTGTCCTGTTCATGGGCTTAGTATCAAGCACATCGGGCCAGCTGGAAGGAGATAGATGGCTCTTACCAACACACATGACATTGAACTGGAAGCCgcgcttcagcagcttccGTTCGATCTGAGACGTGATGCTATCGAAACCGACATGGCTCCGCGGGAAGACAGTAGACGGGGCGGAACTTGTAGTGgccatggtggtgaaggGGATGAGAAATGTCAAGTAGATAGGTGGTCAATTGAGGGAATTAAATGCAAAAGGTGCAAGAAAGAGGATATAGAAGTGCAGCTCGCAGAGGAAACCTACTTCGGGAAAAAGATCGAGACTTCACCCAAAAAATCGAGCTGGTCTGGTATCGATCGAGAGGGAGAGAGCAGCCATGATAGACCCCTTTAATTGTTGTCACAACTCCAGTCAGGGGGATTCTAATCCTAATTCGGCATAGCGCCTCTCCAGATCCAAACCCAGCAAACCGCAAGTTGTCGGGAAAAGCTTCAATTTGCCAGTTCCTGGTAACCGCTGATGCACGTCAGCTCTCGCACCATCTCAGTTGCCCAATTTGCGCCGAACGCCTCTACGCCTTCCGCAAATTTTTGACAGGATACATAGCCCACCAAAATGGCTCTGCAACTTTCCTCCGCGCGATTCCCTCGAATACTGCCGCGATTTCCGAAATCAGCAAGATTTTTCAGCATGAGTCTCTCCACACAACCTTCAGTTTTATTTTCCGCTGCGCTTCGTCCGGCCGCTTTTACTCTGAACGTACCTGGTATTTTATCGGATTTATGGGAGTTTGTGCTCCGAGCTGTCCCCAAAAAGAAGACATCCCACATGAAGAAGCGACATAGGCAGATGGCTGGCAAGGCTCTGAAGGACGTCAAGAACCTCAACACCTGCCCCTCATGTGGACAAATCAAACGCTCTCATGTTCTATGCCAACACTGCGTTGAGAGTGAGTTTTACATGCTCGTGATGTTGAACTGTCTGACCGATTTTTTGTTTAGATATCAAGAAACAATGGGGTAAAACTCAATTGGCGTGAAGTGCACCCATTCCTTTGAAAACGGGGTGACGATAAATCAAGAAATGTCAAGGTTGAACCCATGACCAGGTTGTATATGTATAGATATCACATGTGTGCGGTGCATGACTTTTCGGCGTTTGGATTAGCAATGGGATTTTGCGATGTACTGATATATGGATCTcgaatgaagaagaacattATGGCCAAGCGGCGAAATATATTGTCGACTGAGCAGCTTTTTAAAATCTCTTACTCAACTCGGTGACCGAATACAATCTGAGTTATATCAAGAGGGCAGCACCACGTCAATTATAACCGCACCTTTCCATTTATGCTCGTTAACGTTCACCAGGTTGCAAGATTAGAAGTCAAAATATGGCATTATCAATCATAATGTAGTTGGCTTTCATTTCAGTGCCTCGATGAATAACCTGCGCATCCTTTTCAAGAAAGCGCCAAAGTCGCGGTCCTCATTCAATATGTCTAACTCCCGGTCCAAATATTCCCTATCCAACTTGGGTCGTGAATGGAATACTTCATAGTCGCGGCTGGAGGTGCCAAGTTCAAACCATGCTTCAGCCTCccaatccttctccagcagatgaCTATAAACGAACTTCAACCGATCTTCTCTACCCGCACCTTCAATTCGTAAGCACAAATAATCTTGCCAAAATTCAAGCTCCGGAACGTTGAGACGCGCCTGTGCGTCAAGATAGCGAGAGTGACTTCTCTGCGCTTCCAATTTTTGATTGATGGCTTTCTGTGTTTCCTCAATCTGTTGCTTAAGCCGGTCGCGTTTCGTGAGACGGGAGTCACGTTCTAACGTGACAGATGAAACGGCAGCGTGCATTTCGGCGGCTTCCGCGGCCTCTTTCTGAAGGGTCTGTTCGTGGGTTTGTGATTTAAGATTGAGGATTTCAATGTCTCGTTGCCTCATCCGTTCATCCTCTGTCCAACGCTTTATTAGAACTACCTTTTCTCTATATTTTCCATCAAATCATAGAAACCCACCTTGTAGCTCAGCTAGACCAATCTTGAACTGATTCCTCTCTTCCAAAACTTGTTTCCTACCTCGTTCGATAAATGCATCAAACTGTGCTGTAAACTGGGCCATGCGACTGCGCAATTCCTCAAACCCAAAGTTGATGCTAGGAAGCGAGTCGGCCATTGAGGGCGCTGTTGCAGAGGCCAGAGGAGGCCGCATACCGCTTGTCGAAAGTGATGGATCAAATGAGGACATGTTTAGTATCTCGAATATTTGTAGTAGAGTCTGGGGTGCGAGGCCTAGGATCAATTACGAGCAAAAAAGTCGCCTTAATAAAGCAGAAAGCGATAATGACATTGACAAGAAGTTGCTCTGTTGTTTGTTGTTGCGCCGCAACCAGAAGGCTTGGCGGTCCGCCGCAGACAGATTTAGGTGCAGAAAAAGTCACAGGATCCAGCTTGATCAACACTTCGGCGTCCATATGACTTCATCCTAGACATCTGCACCAAGCAGATGCAGTTGACAGCTGCCCCGCGAAGACGTCGGTTTGCGGCCCGCTTATATTTCCCACTGCTATCACGGGATCTTGCTTAGGAGACTTGTCAGTCCTCGATATGCTTGCTGGGTCGGAACCTCTGTGCAGGGCAAGACTCAAAGATAGACCCAATGGATGAAAATGTGCCGAAGTTACTGCACTATGGGCACTTAGGAAAGCCTGTCTATCACCCGGAAACCCGGTCGTGGGAGTTTTTGCGGACTCTGGTTCGTCGTAAGTTACCTAGGATACTCTCATCAGTTACAATACTAACAACTCGGAAAGCGCCGCGCATATCATTTACCGGGGTGACCAAAACCACTGTACAATCTCCTATAATATCAGTTGAACAATCTTCAACAATAAAACGGTCGATATTGTCTCGGGGTTATCCTGAGCTTGTTGCAGGCTACGGCCTTGCTCACAGTGAAACAGTTTCGCATACCAtcacagcagcaagcagAGCATGTAACACTTTGGTGTCCACGCTT
Protein-coding sequences here:
- a CDS encoding protein spc25 (transcript_id=CADANIAT00001214); the protein is MSSFDPSLSTSGMRPPLASATAPSMADSLPSINFGFEELRSRMAQFTAQFDAFIERGRKQVLEERNQFKIGLAELQEDERMRQRDIEILNLKSQTHEQTLQKEAAEAAEMHAAVSSVTLERDSRLTKRDRLKQQIEETQKAINQKLEAQRSHSRYLDAQARLNVPELEFWQDYLCLRIEGAGREDRLKFVYSHLLEKDWEAEAWFELGTSSRDYEVFHSRPKLDREYLDRELDILNEDRDFGAFLKRMRRLFIEALK
- the aspD gene encoding septin CDC10 (transcript_id=CADANIAT00001212), encoding MATTSSAPSTVFPRSHVGFDSITSQIERKLLKRGFQFNVMCVGQTGLGKSTLINTIFASHLIDSKGRLTPNEPVRSTTEIQTVSHIIEENGVRLRLNIVDTPGYGDQVNNDRCWDPIVKYIKDQHSAYLRKELTAQRDRYIQDTRIHCCLFFIQPSGHALKPIDIVVLKKLSDVVNVVPVIAKADSLTLEERQAFKERIKEEFAFHNLKMYPYDNDELDDEERAVNARIKDIIPFAVVGSEKTIVVNGQPVRGRQNRWGVINVEDESHCEFVSLRNFLTRTHLQDLIETTSQIHYETFRAKQLLALKESSAAGGHTSGSRPISPSADRELSRNSQRVTMNGY
- a CDS encoding bL32 family ribosomal protein (transcript_id=CADANIAT00001213), which encodes MALQLSSARFPRILPRFPKSARFFSMSLSTQPSVLFSAALRPAAFTLNVPGILSDLWEFVLRAVPKKKTSHMKKRHRQMAGKALKDVKNLNTCPSCGQIKRSHVLCQHCVENIKKQWGKTQLA
- a CDS encoding putative Golgi matrix protein (transcript_id=CADANIAT00001210), with amino-acid sequence MPEGGKSKNKNKARQPDAADVNTSDDNRSGLSGANDVQPDTTDSHTPEETTNGKEIDANSTDHGHADIESDDSRAKSPILEALRSKDRFDALVRDRDSLRAEVTDMRKSLEEIQSKHRTDMQALQSKLDDAESKKEHAESQYRGLLERVNTIKAQLGERLKEDAEEISQARSRIEELEEQNSSTKEEYEAKISELSEENQRMAKELSELRERTNLSQQNWLREKDDLLEQESYLQSEFEQAKEAMHNWEVLAMEERSIRENLGEKVIDLEEQLTTLKDAYERTSAERDSQAAAVDGLQRALQEIQAARKQELRELVESSDAQLEGLKQSLNEAKSKESEAMKSLQDLQQELERVRPFEKEVREKNLLIGKLRHEAVTLNDHLTKALRFLKKGKPEDNVDRHIVTNHLLHFLALDRSDPKKFQILQLIAALLGWSDEQREQAGLARPGASGASARLRVPGSPMHRTPSTPSLATEFRDNGAASKESLAELWSNFLEQESQASSHDNSPLTK
- a CDS encoding glycerol-3-phosphate dehydrogenase GUT2 (transcript_id=CADANIAT00001209); this encodes MASRNTRRILRPLLYGTAAVTTVGAGALYFSIRPRNIPGLEAPAVPPPGYHEGKLVPPSFPKIKSRLEQIEDLKRSSSGDDADVYDLLVIGGGATGSGIALDAATRGLKVAVVERDDFSAGTSSKSTKLVHGGVRYLEKAVWELDYNQYKLVKEALRERKYFLNTAPHLSSWLPIMVPVQKWWQIPYFWAGTKCYDWLAGSEGIESSYFLPKSKAIEAFPMLRKDNVLGAMVYYDGAHNDSRMNVSLAMTAALYGSTVVNHMEVTGLTKDASGRLNGARLRDCIPERDGQGAEEISIRAKGIINATGPFTDSIRKMDDPNTKEIVAPSSGVHVILPGYYSPSNMGLIDPSTSDGRVIFFLPWQGNTIAGTTDAPTEITRQPQPSEKDIDWILKEIRGYLAPDINVGRSDVLAAWAGIRPLVRDPKVKSSEALVRNHLITVSSSGLLTCAGGKWTTYRQMAEEAVDEAIKEFNLKPCELHDVPDISGVGGRGLVADNASLDGSCQTHQVRLIGAHGWSKTLFINLIQHYGLETDVARHLTTSYGDRAWQVAALSSPTQTRFPVRGQRISALYPFIDGEVRFAVRHEYAQTAVDVIARRTRLAFLNAQAALEALPTVIDLMGEELHWDKNRKEVEWKDSVQFLASMGLAPDLLNVTRDQVENGKVQQLLASERGAFTRTEPPADVLAKTHNPVMGSEAGANK
- a CDS encoding guanylate kinase (transcript_id=CADANIAT00001211) → MHTFSKICGTLSAPVKRPAILFHFQRYTMATSAVQKFRPVVVSGPSGTGKSTLLKRLFAEYPDTFGFSVSHTTRAPRPGEQHGREYYFTTKEDFLDLVSKNGFIEHAQFGGNYYGTSVQAVKDIAAKERICILDIEMEGVKQVKKTDLNARFLFLAPPSVDELERRLRSRGTETEESLQKRLTQAKNELEYAKQPGAHDKIIVNDDLESAYTELKDYIVDGGNFGSEA